In Deferribacteraceae bacterium V6Fe1, one genomic interval encodes:
- the trxB gene encoding thioredoxin-disulfide reductase, producing the protein MEQFFNYDDLKEVYDIVIVGGGPAGLTAGIYAARDNLDTLIIEKNFPGGQVGITEMVENYPGFPDGILGGDLSEKFFQHARKFGVQVKNGICSKIETDGKYKIVSFNDMKIKAKAVIMASGAKPLHLDVPGENKFLGRGISFCATCDGAFYKDKVVAVIGGGDSAVEEGHYLTKFAKKVYVVHRRDKLRAAKILQDRAFANPKMEFVYNCVVKEVKGEQKIEAITLYNKAEDKEFDLVVDGVFVFIGWTADTELLKGIVEMDDSGFIKTDEHMATNVPGIFSAGDNRLKELRQIVTAVADGAIAAKSAEKYIEDNF; encoded by the coding sequence ATGGAGCAGTTTTTCAATTATGACGATTTAAAAGAAGTTTATGATATAGTTATTGTAGGTGGAGGGCCTGCAGGGCTTACTGCGGGTATTTATGCGGCTCGTGATAATCTTGATACGTTAATCATAGAAAAAAACTTTCCCGGTGGTCAGGTTGGCATAACAGAAATGGTGGAAAATTATCCGGGTTTTCCTGACGGCATTTTGGGTGGAGATCTATCTGAAAAGTTTTTTCAACATGCGAGAAAATTTGGTGTGCAGGTTAAAAATGGTATTTGTAGTAAGATTGAGACTGATGGAAAGTATAAGATAGTTTCATTTAACGATATGAAAATTAAAGCAAAAGCAGTGATTATGGCTAGTGGTGCAAAACCTTTACACTTAGATGTCCCCGGTGAAAATAAATTTTTGGGTAGAGGGATATCATTTTGTGCTACTTGTGATGGTGCTTTTTATAAGGATAAAGTGGTAGCTGTTATCGGCGGTGGTGATTCTGCTGTTGAAGAGGGGCACTATTTAACAAAATTTGCCAAAAAAGTTTATGTGGTACATAGAAGAGATAAGCTCAGAGCTGCAAAAATATTGCAGGATAGGGCGTTTGCAAATCCAAAAATGGAGTTTGTTTATAATTGTGTAGTAAAAGAAGTTAAAGGTGAACAAAAGATAGAGGCAATTACTCTATATAATAAGGCAGAGGATAAAGAGTTTGACTTGGTTGTTGACGGAGTGTTTGTCTTTATCGGTTGGACGGCTGATACAGAGCTTTTAAAAGGGATTGTTGAAATGGATGATTCCGGTTTTATAAAGACTGATGAACATATGGCTACAAATGTCCCTGGGATATTTTCTGCGGGTGACAATAGATTGAAAGAATTAAGGCAGATTGTTACAGCGGTTGCAGATGGTGCCATTGCTGCAAAATCTGCTGAAAAATATATTGAAGATAATTTTTAG
- a CDS encoding DUF2914 domain-containing protein, translating to MKRVIFIALMLIAAVNLFAETTINRIAIATDIVDREPVGVSETFSANIGKLYCFTEVQTDKFPTKVVHIWLYDNNIIAEVPLEVNSNKWRTYSSKRILPNWEGDWKVEIYAEDGKLIGSKSFTVK from the coding sequence ATGAAGAGAGTAATTTTTATAGCACTAATGCTTATTGCGGCGGTAAATTTATTTGCAGAGACTACTATAAACAGAATTGCTATTGCTACCGATATAGTTGATAGGGAGCCTGTTGGCGTATCTGAAACTTTTTCTGCAAATATTGGTAAACTTTACTGTTTTACCGAAGTTCAGACAGATAAATTTCCTACTAAGGTTGTCCATATATGGCTTTATGACAATAATATAATTGCAGAAGTACCGCTTGAGGTAAACAGTAACAAGTGGAGGACTTACAGCTCCAAGAGAATTCTTCCTAACTGGGAAGGGGACTGGAAAGTTGAGATTTATGCTGAAGATGGGAAATTGATAGGTTCAAAAAGCTTTACCGTAAAGTAG
- a CDS encoding Nif3-like dinuclear metal center hexameric protein produces the protein MSVDIINILNFFEKSFSDITRQYEWDNSNRQIIVDYGKVKKVALALDPTKQVIKKAIDKGCELLITHHPLFFGKINSITKGNLLSDKIIVAIQNKLNIASYHTNLDLADFSLNDYLAEKLDAQVIDGFIKEGSEKYYKFVVYTPVGYENRIIEAFDLSGAGHIGNYKKCTFSTIGTGTFEPGDNTKPFIGEHGVFEEVKEARIETIVPEKNLSRLVKNVINAHPYEEVAYDIYPIEISKTYSLGRVCKLSNKTDLKSFIGHISQKLDCEIKYNFFDDNLIFDEFAVVTGSGASLWKHCKQKGIKVFLTGDLKHHDALDAKEEGVVILDAGHYSTEKIFMEYIQKVLETKFGIEVIIIDEEESIKIWR, from the coding sequence ATGTCAGTTGATATTATAAATATATTAAATTTCTTTGAAAAAAGTTTCTCGGATATTACAAGACAGTATGAATGGGATAACAGTAATCGACAGATTATTGTTGATTACGGCAAGGTCAAAAAAGTTGCTTTGGCTTTAGACCCTACTAAACAGGTAATTAAAAAAGCAATAGATAAGGGGTGTGAGTTGCTTATAACTCATCACCCCCTTTTTTTTGGCAAAATCAACTCGATAACAAAAGGTAACTTACTTTCCGACAAAATAATTGTTGCCATTCAAAACAAGCTTAATATAGCCTCATACCATACAAACCTCGACTTGGCTGATTTCAGTCTAAACGATTATCTTGCAGAAAAACTGGATGCACAAGTGATAGATGGGTTTATAAAAGAAGGGAGTGAAAAATATTATAAATTTGTCGTTTATACTCCTGTAGGCTACGAAAATAGAATAATCGAAGCATTTGACTTATCAGGCGCAGGGCATATTGGGAATTATAAAAAATGTACATTTTCAACAATCGGCACTGGGACATTTGAGCCGGGTGATAATACAAAGCCTTTTATAGGGGAGCACGGTGTTTTTGAAGAGGTAAAGGAAGCACGAATTGAGACAATAGTCCCTGAAAAAAACTTAAGCAGACTTGTCAAAAACGTTATCAATGCCCACCCTTACGAAGAAGTTGCATATGATATTTATCCTATAGAAATCAGTAAAACTTACAGCCTTGGAAGGGTATGCAAACTCAGCAATAAAACTGATTTGAAGAGCTTTATCGGTCATATTTCTCAAAAATTGGACTGTGAAATTAAATACAATTTTTTTGACGACAACTTAATTTTTGACGAATTTGCCGTAGTGACAGGTAGCGGAGCATCACTTTGGAAACATTGCAAACAAAAAGGTATAAAGGTATTTTTGACAGGAGATTTAAAGCACCATGATGCACTCGACGCAAAGGAGGAAGGGGTTGTAATACTTGATGCAGGGCACTATTCTACTGAAAAAATATTTATGGAATACATACAAAAGGTATTAGAAACGAAATTTGGAATAGAAGTTATAATAATCGATGAAGAAGAAAGCATAAAAATTTGGAGGTAG
- the rsmI gene encoding 16S rRNA (cytidine(1402)-2'-O)-methyltransferase yields the protein MENKGNIYFVPTPIGNLGDITLRALDVLKEADVIFSEDTRSTLKLLTHYGIKNQVKSFHKDNEKKSVDTVLKLFYEGKNIAVVSEAGMPCISDPGSMLVRRLCDEGIEFQVLPGATASVVALIKSGFPADNFYFKGFLSHKKGEKSKEINKLKDINSTIILYESPHRIIETLGLLVGKFEKICVVRELTKIFEEKIYISSLKDIEKITLKGEFVIVIDNNFDKNESEKLPEVQDLIKKLKNTNFNSKQIMEILKVLGFKRNEVYPLLSKSNE from the coding sequence TTGGAAAACAAAGGTAATATATATTTTGTCCCAACCCCTATAGGCAACCTTGGGGATATAACTTTAAGAGCGCTTGATGTTCTTAAAGAAGCGGATGTAATATTTTCCGAAGATACCCGCTCAACACTTAAGCTGTTGACGCATTACGGTATTAAGAATCAGGTCAAGTCCTTTCATAAAGATAATGAGAAAAAGAGTGTTGATACTGTCTTAAAACTTTTTTATGAAGGCAAAAATATTGCCGTTGTAAGTGAGGCAGGTATGCCTTGCATATCTGACCCAGGCTCAATGTTAGTCAGAAGATTATGCGACGAGGGGATAGAGTTCCAGGTGCTTCCAGGTGCCACAGCGTCTGTTGTCGCACTTATCAAGTCAGGCTTTCCCGCTGATAATTTTTATTTTAAAGGTTTTTTGAGTCACAAAAAGGGTGAAAAGTCAAAAGAGATAAATAAGTTAAAAGATATTAATTCAACTATAATTTTATATGAATCCCCCCACAGAATTATCGAGACACTTGGCTTATTGGTTGGTAAATTTGAAAAAATATGTGTTGTTAGGGAGCTTACGAAAATTTTTGAAGAAAAAATCTATATAAGCTCACTTAAAGATATTGAAAAAATTACATTGAAAGGGGAGTTTGTTATAGTTATTGATAATAATTTTGACAAAAACGAATCTGAAAAGTTACCTGAGGTTCAAGATTTGATAAAAAAATTAAAAAATACGAATTTTAACAGTAAACAGATTATGGAAATATTAAAGGTATTAGGATTTAAGAGGAATGAGGTATACCCGCTCTTAAGTAAATCTAATGAGTAA
- a CDS encoding ribonuclease HI family protein produces MKYKIFSDGASSGNPGPAGCGYVIYDENGNIVVDESRPLGIATNNVAEYSGLLYALQKVLTFNPESIEIYLDSELIVKQIKGEYKVKNLVLKEYYDKVNHLLKNLKYEIKHIPREMNKYADKLAKNACEVSI; encoded by the coding sequence GTGAAGTACAAAATTTTTTCTGACGGCGCATCAAGTGGCAACCCTGGGCCTGCGGGGTGCGGATACGTTATTTATGACGAAAATGGCAATATAGTTGTTGATGAATCAAGACCGCTTGGTATAGCCACGAATAATGTAGCCGAATATTCAGGACTTTTATACGCTCTTCAAAAGGTATTGACATTTAACCCCGAATCTATTGAAATTTACCTTGACTCTGAGCTCATTGTTAAACAAATTAAAGGGGAATATAAAGTTAAAAACCTTGTACTAAAAGAGTATTACGATAAGGTAAATCATTTGCTAAAAAACCTGAAATATGAAATAAAACATATCCCAAGGGAAATGAACAAGTATGCTGACAAACTTGCTAAAAATGCTTGCGAGGTAAGTATTTAA
- the tsaE gene encoding tRNA (adenosine(37)-N6)-threonylcarbamoyltransferase complex ATPase subunit type 1 TsaE: MNYYKKSLSIEDTKEIAKWVYDLLASQQRRVVFLNGEMGAGKTTFTNFLAEYFGCENESSSPTFTILNTYESKKGGKLLHFDLYRIESIDELEQTGFFEYIEDDAIAVIEWADKLDLREYFDDIVDIKIEKDGNARIFNIIY; the protein is encoded by the coding sequence ATGAATTATTATAAAAAATCATTAAGTATTGAAGATACTAAAGAGATAGCAAAATGGGTTTATGACCTTTTGGCTTCACAACAGAGACGTGTAGTTTTTTTAAATGGGGAGATGGGTGCAGGTAAGACTACTTTTACGAACTTTTTGGCAGAATATTTTGGTTGTGAGAATGAGTCATCAAGTCCGACATTCACAATATTAAATACTTACGAATCAAAAAAAGGGGGAAAACTTTTGCACTTTGATTTGTATCGCATTGAAAGCATAGATGAGTTGGAACAGACAGGTTTTTTTGAATATATTGAAGATGATGCGATTGCGGTTATAGAATGGGCTGATAAACTGGACTTGAGAGAATATTTTGACGATATAGTTGACATTAAAATAGAGAAAGATGGCAACGCCAGAATTTTTAACATAATATATTAA
- the nadC gene encoding carboxylating nicotinate-nucleotide diphosphorylase: protein MLNFLILDDLIRLALKEDLGHGDITTEAISEFLGNGEYYFLAKDNFILCGTEIVKRVFWHFNQDIEVEFVKKDGDFVKKGEKFGFVRGDSKYILSGERVSLNFLQRLSAIATETNRYVKKLESSKIKILDTRKTTPGHRVLEKYAVKTGGGGNHRFGLFDGVMLKDNHIDAAGGIKNAVETVRSKIPSTIKIEVETRNLKEVAEAAAAEVDIIMLDNFEIADIPKAREIAGKKIKLEVSGGVTLKNIDSYIDYDIDYISVGSLTHGIKSVDISLKYGGKYENK from the coding sequence ATGCTAAATTTTTTGATACTCGATGATTTGATAAGATTGGCTTTGAAGGAAGACTTAGGGCATGGAGATATTACCACTGAAGCTATATCTGAGTTTTTGGGTAACGGTGAATACTACTTTTTGGCAAAAGATAATTTTATCCTTTGCGGTACTGAAATTGTCAAAAGGGTTTTTTGGCATTTTAATCAAGATATAGAAGTAGAGTTTGTTAAGAAGGATGGTGACTTTGTTAAAAAAGGGGAAAAGTTTGGATTTGTAAGGGGTGATTCCAAATATATTTTGTCAGGCGAAAGGGTTTCTTTAAATTTTTTACAAAGGCTTTCGGCTATAGCTACCGAGACAAACAGATATGTTAAAAAGCTTGAAAGCTCAAAAATTAAAATTTTGGACACGAGAAAAACTACTCCCGGGCACAGGGTTTTGGAAAAATATGCGGTTAAGACGGGAGGTGGGGGTAACCACAGGTTTGGGCTTTTTGACGGGGTTATGCTTAAAGATAATCATATAGACGCGGCAGGGGGGATTAAAAATGCCGTTGAGACCGTCAGAAGTAAAATTCCGTCGACCATAAAGATTGAGGTTGAAACAAGAAATTTAAAAGAGGTAGCTGAAGCGGCTGCAGCTGAAGTAGATATTATTATGCTTGATAATTTTGAAATTGCTGATATTCCGAAAGCAAGGGAAATCGCAGGTAAAAAGATAAAGCTTGAGGTATCAGGGGGAGTGACACTTAAAAATATTGATAGCTATATAGATTATGATATTGATTATATTTCCGTAGGTAGTCTTACACATGGAATTAAAAGTGTTGATATAAGCCTTAAATATGGGGGTAAATATGAAAATAAATGA
- a CDS encoding tetratricopeptide repeat protein, which translates to MKKLLLILILLVILLSCSDKKEIAKDNVSEQKNIESIVIAKTPTLSKGNELFLNGKYDEAIKYFEQGLQENKAAAFYNMGVSFFLLENYEESKKYFQMAYDLDNTFKEAYINLAASLIQLEKLDEAEKIIKELENDTDSTKLLINAANIYLKTGNTAKAYYYLDKASKVASDTQFYKSSYGAYLLSIGEYSKSIQTIEGIKNKGYTDYFNLALNYYNLDDHNKSILNAKNALEIKNTVEAYDILAKNFEAINDYILAAETYRNLLKLTDDIGYKHKYAHALYKGGDYNRAIGILNAIIKDYPTDKASYLLKYKIYDELGDTENSTKTISDAFKNIKDNEVTYKYVWHYLVRLEKIDFAKKIIFNNNFDNNLKNLLMGLYYLKINNLNNAKTYLDKVNNIKTKDYYHLLTYYYMKSKNYEMALNTLTNMDEDTPEKLWYEFIANWNMKNQSKVIGLSEKFLDNLRIFKKKPKVSITISPVLNDFDLSFPFNGSFEDILRLSLTPIIINPDEMLDFIALGYKLLQEKESKKALEELKKSVKFATAIDENNKGFKAFIDYDFLSALKHFKNAEGNLKNNSIILYNIGLTYLNLGEKQLAFDYFDRATIFNRFTLQAYLGKAILLKIDGDITRSSNQYGLLLTNYDIMLANAEKLLPYFEFSKYYAQIGLGRYDIVLDDLITAENKVEFYNYMINLASYFKNKDTKYLDKIKGLNTFRNKEIYSLLKILKTNDYSVKIQSNDISYNTMLANIHATYGQKYKFALLENAPSLKEEIYRNILFKDYQSAFRQLQVFSRKYFKNFDLYKTSMYYFMAIDDKTNAEASMTALEKLGKKDIYTEYYKILYFLKYFNEKRLIKQVNSFIESYPYDFRGIAANAILSFRNSNFKNLRNDIINMSTIEPEFLKKLPVEIEIEDL; encoded by the coding sequence ATGAAAAAACTTTTACTTATACTTATATTGCTTGTTATATTACTAAGCTGTTCAGATAAAAAAGAGATTGCAAAGGACAACGTTTCCGAGCAAAAAAATATAGAATCAATCGTAATAGCAAAGACTCCCACTCTATCCAAAGGGAATGAATTATTTTTAAACGGCAAATATGATGAAGCCATTAAATACTTTGAACAAGGTTTACAAGAAAATAAGGCTGCCGCATTTTATAACATGGGGGTCAGTTTTTTTCTTCTTGAAAACTATGAAGAGAGTAAGAAATATTTTCAGATGGCCTATGATTTGGATAACACCTTCAAAGAGGCATATATCAATTTGGCAGCTTCCCTCATTCAACTGGAAAAGCTGGATGAGGCTGAAAAAATAATCAAAGAGCTTGAAAATGATACTGATTCCACAAAGCTTTTGATAAATGCAGCAAATATTTATCTAAAAACCGGTAATACCGCAAAAGCTTATTATTATCTTGATAAGGCTTCCAAAGTCGCTTCTGACACACAATTTTACAAAAGCTCTTACGGCGCATACCTGTTAAGCATAGGGGAATATTCAAAAAGCATACAAACAATTGAAGGTATAAAAAACAAAGGATATACTGATTATTTTAATCTTGCACTAAACTACTACAACTTGGATGACCACAACAAATCGATACTCAATGCCAAAAATGCACTGGAAATAAAAAATACGGTTGAAGCTTATGATATCCTTGCGAAAAATTTTGAAGCTATAAACGACTATATATTGGCCGCCGAAACATATCGAAACCTTTTAAAACTTACTGATGATATCGGTTATAAACATAAATATGCCCACGCACTATACAAAGGGGGAGATTACAACAGGGCAATAGGTATTTTAAATGCAATTATCAAAGATTATCCTACTGACAAAGCTTCTTATCTGCTTAAATATAAAATCTACGACGAATTGGGAGACACCGAAAACAGCACCAAAACTATAAGTGATGCTTTCAAAAATATAAAAGATAACGAAGTAACTTACAAATACGTATGGCATTACCTTGTAAGACTTGAAAAAATAGACTTTGCAAAAAAAATCATTTTTAATAACAATTTTGACAATAACCTTAAAAATCTTCTTATGGGTCTATATTACTTGAAAATCAACAACCTAAATAACGCCAAAACATATTTGGATAAAGTAAATAACATTAAAACAAAGGATTACTACCATCTTCTTACCTACTATTATATGAAATCAAAAAATTACGAAATGGCACTTAATACTTTGACAAATATGGATGAAGACACACCTGAAAAATTATGGTACGAATTTATTGCCAATTGGAATATGAAAAATCAATCTAAAGTAATTGGTTTATCTGAAAAATTCCTTGATAACTTAAGAATATTCAAGAAAAAACCAAAAGTTTCCATTACAATCTCTCCGGTGTTAAACGATTTTGACCTCTCTTTTCCGTTTAATGGCTCATTTGAAGATATTTTAAGATTATCTCTTACACCGATTATTATAAATCCTGATGAGATGCTTGACTTTATCGCCTTGGGATATAAACTTCTTCAAGAGAAAGAAAGTAAAAAGGCACTTGAAGAGCTTAAAAAATCTGTCAAGTTTGCAACTGCTATTGACGAAAACAATAAAGGTTTTAAAGCTTTTATAGATTACGATTTTTTAAGTGCCTTAAAACATTTTAAAAATGCAGAGGGAAATTTAAAAAACAACTCAATCATACTTTACAATATAGGTCTTACTTATCTTAATTTAGGTGAAAAGCAACTTGCCTTTGACTATTTTGATAGAGCTACAATATTTAACAGATTTACTTTACAGGCTTATCTTGGCAAAGCTATTTTATTAAAGATTGACGGGGATATTACCAGAAGCTCAAACCAATACGGCTTGCTGTTGACAAACTACGATATAATGCTTGCTAATGCGGAAAAACTTTTGCCTTATTTTGAATTTTCCAAATATTATGCTCAAATCGGACTTGGCAGATACGACATAGTACTTGACGATTTAATCACTGCAGAAAACAAAGTGGAATTTTATAATTACATGATTAACCTAGCCTCTTACTTTAAGAATAAAGATACTAAATATTTAGACAAAATAAAAGGGCTTAACACCTTTAGAAACAAAGAGATTTACAGTTTACTTAAGATTTTAAAAACAAACGACTATTCGGTTAAAATTCAATCAAACGATATAAGTTACAATACAATGCTGGCAAACATACACGCTACATACGGTCAAAAATATAAATTTGCACTTTTAGAAAATGCACCTTCTCTAAAAGAAGAAATCTATAGAAACATACTATTTAAAGATTATCAAAGTGCATTTAGGCAGCTTCAAGTATTTTCAAGAAAATATTTTAAAAATTTTGACCTTTACAAAACATCTATGTATTACTTTATGGCCATAGACGATAAAACAAATGCCGAAGCATCTATGACAGCTTTAGAAAAGCTTGGCAAAAAGGACATATACACGGAATATTACAAAATTCTTTATTTTCTAAAATACTTCAACGAAAAACGTTTAATAAAGCAGGTAAATAGCTTTATTGAAAGCTATCCATATGATTTTAGAGGGATAGCTGCCAATGCAATATTGTCTTTTAGAAATTCAAACTTTAAAAACTTGAGAAATGATATTATAAATATGTCAACCATTGAGCCGGAGTTTTTAAAGAAATTACCAGTGGAGATAGAAATTGAAGATTTATAA
- a CDS encoding valine--tRNA ligase: MCNCNKEIPTRIDTKEFEKDIYSNWLEKKYFHADENSKKPKYSIVIPPPNVTGSLHMGHALNNTLQDILARFHRLKGFEVLWLPGTDHAGIATQNVVEKMLAKEGLSRHDLGRETFIERVWQWREESGGQIINQLKRLGASCDWDRERFTMDEGLSKAVRKVFVQLYQEGLIYRSNYIVNWCPRCHTALSDLEVEHEEKDSFLYHILYPVKGSDEKICIATTRPETMLGDTAVAVHPEDERYKHLVGKTVILPILNREIPIIADEYVQMDFGTGALKVTPAHDPNDFELGKKHNLKEINVLTDSGKINENGGKFNGLDRFEARKKIVEELTKLGLFEKQEPLKHSVGSCYRCKSVVEPRISMQWFVKIKPLAEKAIEAVKEKRIKILPENWEKTYFEWMYNIRDWCISRQIWWGHRIPAWYCNDCEHITVSFEDATKCEKCHSRSLTQETDVLDTWFSSALWPFSTMGWPEKTKTLEKFYPTSCLVTGFDILFFWVARMIMMGLKFMDDIPFEDVYIHALVRDQFGQKMSKSKGNVIDPLIIIDKYGADAFRFTLAAFAAQGRDIKLSEDRIEGYYTFINKIWNASRFILINSEEKEYKDISDYNLEDEDKWILQELRNTSENVEKFIKSYDFNEAAGSVYHFFWNKFCDWYIEFIKDRIFNDNNKEAAVAVARYVLEKSLIILHPFMPFITEYIYNFVGKKESIMVENYPEVSFAFENEYYNIEKVIELISKVRNIRGEYNVPPSKELDLFVKVTDGSLKKLFDDNKNLIKRIARVTDIQFIENDMDNAAMNVAKDYTVFIPLGGLVDISAEIKRLEKEKAALEKDYKIYGGKLQNENYLKKAPAEVVEKDKQKFEEIVVKLKEVENSIKRLEKLC, translated from the coding sequence ATGTGCAATTGTAACAAGGAGATACCTACCAGAATCGATACCAAGGAGTTTGAAAAGGATATTTACTCAAACTGGCTTGAAAAAAAATATTTTCACGCAGATGAGAATTCCAAAAAACCAAAATATTCAATAGTAATACCACCGCCAAATGTTACAGGCTCTCTTCATATGGGGCATGCCTTAAACAATACATTGCAGGATATACTTGCAAGATTTCACAGATTAAAAGGTTTTGAGGTGCTTTGGTTGCCGGGGACTGACCATGCAGGTATTGCCACTCAAAACGTGGTTGAGAAAATGTTAGCAAAAGAGGGTTTGAGCAGGCATGACCTTGGAAGAGAAACGTTTATTGAAAGGGTATGGCAGTGGAGAGAAGAATCAGGCGGCCAGATAATAAATCAGTTAAAAAGGCTTGGGGCAAGTTGTGATTGGGATAGAGAAAGGTTTACCATGGATGAGGGGTTGTCAAAGGCAGTAAGAAAAGTCTTTGTTCAGCTTTATCAGGAAGGACTTATCTACAGGTCTAATTATATAGTAAACTGGTGCCCAAGGTGTCATACTGCGTTAAGCGATTTGGAAGTGGAGCATGAAGAAAAGGATAGCTTCCTTTATCATATACTTTACCCGGTAAAAGGCTCCGACGAAAAGATATGTATTGCTACAACCAGACCTGAGACTATGCTTGGTGATACTGCTGTAGCTGTTCATCCTGAAGATGAAAGGTATAAACATCTTGTGGGCAAGACAGTAATATTACCGATTTTAAACAGAGAAATTCCAATAATTGCCGATGAGTATGTGCAAATGGATTTTGGGACGGGTGCTCTTAAGGTTACCCCCGCTCACGACCCGAATGACTTTGAGCTGGGTAAGAAACACAACCTTAAAGAGATAAATGTGCTTACCGATTCGGGGAAAATAAATGAAAATGGTGGTAAGTTCAACGGACTCGATAGGTTTGAAGCGAGAAAGAAAATTGTTGAAGAATTGACTAAGCTCGGACTTTTTGAAAAACAAGAGCCTTTAAAGCACAGTGTTGGGAGCTGTTACAGATGTAAATCGGTAGTTGAGCCAAGAATATCTATGCAATGGTTTGTAAAGATAAAACCTTTGGCAGAGAAGGCTATTGAAGCCGTAAAAGAGAAAAGGATTAAAATATTACCTGAAAATTGGGAAAAAACATACTTTGAATGGATGTACAATATCAGAGATTGGTGTATTTCAAGACAGATATGGTGGGGGCATAGGATTCCTGCTTGGTATTGTAATGATTGCGAACATATTACCGTTTCTTTTGAAGACGCGACTAAGTGTGAAAAATGCCACTCAAGGTCGCTAACTCAAGAGACCGATGTCCTTGATACATGGTTTTCATCTGCTCTTTGGCCATTTTCTACTATGGGATGGCCTGAAAAAACTAAAACTTTGGAAAAATTTTACCCTACATCTTGCCTTGTCACAGGTTTTGATATTTTGTTTTTCTGGGTGGCGAGGATGATAATGATGGGCTTGAAGTTTATGGATGATATTCCATTTGAAGATGTTTATATTCATGCCCTTGTCAGAGACCAATTTGGTCAAAAGATGAGCAAGTCAAAAGGGAATGTTATAGATCCTCTGATTATCATTGATAAATATGGTGCAGATGCCTTTAGGTTTACTTTGGCTGCGTTTGCCGCACAGGGGAGAGATATAAAATTATCTGAAGATAGAATAGAAGGTTATTACACATTTATTAATAAAATATGGAATGCATCAAGATTTATTTTGATAAATTCCGAAGAAAAAGAGTACAAAGATATCAGCGATTACAATCTTGAAGATGAAGACAAATGGATATTACAAGAATTGCGCAACACTTCTGAAAATGTTGAAAAATTTATTAAATCTTATGATTTTAACGAAGCTGCGGGAAGCGTTTATCATTTCTTTTGGAATAAATTTTGTGACTGGTATATCGAGTTTATAAAAGACAGAATCTTTAACGATAACAACAAAGAGGCTGCTGTGGCGGTTGCCAGGTATGTTTTGGAAAAATCTTTAATAATTCTTCATCCATTTATGCCGTTTATCACGGAATATATCTACAATTTCGTGGGTAAAAAAGAGAGTATTATGGTTGAGAATTATCCTGAAGTTAGTTTTGCCTTTGAAAATGAATATTACAATATCGAGAAGGTTATTGAGCTAATTTCAAAAGTCAGAAATATTAGAGGGGAATACAATGTCCCACCGTCAAAAGAGCTTGATTTGTTTGTTAAAGTTACTGACGGTAGTCTAAAAAAACTGTTTGATGATAATAAAAACCTGATAAAGAGGATAGCCAGGGTAACTGATATTCAATTTATTGAAAATGATATGGATAATGCTGCAATGAATGTTGCAAAAGATTACACTGTATTTATACCTCTTGGCGGCCTTGTGGATATTTCTGCCGAGATTAAAAGGCTGGAAAAAGAAAAGGCTGCTTTGGAAAAAGATTATAAAATTTATGGCGGTAAACTGCAAAATGAAAACTATCTGAAAAAAGCTCCGGCAGAAGTTGTCGAAAAAGATAAACAAAAATTTGAAGAAATTGTGGTAAAATTGAAAGAGGTAGAAAACTCAATAAAGAGATTGGAAAAGTTATGCTAA